The window ttcaaggAATAGAAacaatattaatgataaaaaaaaagtgtataaAAAATGCCTATATGAAAGACTtcctattattataatttatagtttatataaaaattataattcattgaataaaaacttaattattaagagataaaatttagatattacaatgaaattatatatatttaagttttaaccATATTTAGTCGTTTGTGATTCGATCGGCATCAAACAAACAAGTTCAATTTGGACGGTTCGATCGATTTTGCTTACACAAATATTCGGTATTATAATGGTCTCAAACAAAACATAGAGGAAAAAAAAcgaataaaattcaaaaattcaaaactcTTAGAAGATGTGTCTAGAATTAGTTCTTTCATCATCTAAAATGCATCTATATATCTCTTTCTGTCCAAATTCATTAATTGTCACGAAATTATGGGCAATCACATTTATCATTTATGGTCTCCAAAGGcatatcattaaaatattattgagttttttgaaaaacttgatCTTGACATAGTatccaaaattaataaattataattaatattagagGGGATGATCATAGccaataatacattttaataaaatgtagtatttcttttttttacttatatgctaattgatattattattattatctttatagTTTGAAATAAGTTTAATTGAGTTTATTTGTTACAGAATTTTcctattattttgtaaaaaaatcaaaaccacTTATTTTCTATAGAAAAAATTGACCAAACAAATTTTCTAATAATGTGAGATTGATTGAAGATTTGTTCggatttaagttatttaaataaattatttagggtattaaattatgaaaatttgagttattaattaaaaaaaataactaataattaataataaaaaatatatattttaaaaattaaataaatagtgttgtaatattttatttgataaatgattgatatgatttattgaaaataattgagtaagatgtctaattatttaaataagtaaatgttattatttaaatatataatcgttaccttatcttatattaaatattattattcaaattatcctTACCTTACCTTATAAGAAGGGCCGAGAACTTTCTTTAGATCTCTGCAGCTGTAAAGTTACTTTagaacttaatttttatatattaatatatataaatatattttggggTTAATTATGTTATATTGGCCTTTTAGAAACATAAAAGGTCATTTCACACATTAATCAATGATATATAAATCTAAGGTATTTGGAGCTAGTTTCATCttagtcttttttttaaaaaatattcaaaatttaactatttcataaaaaaaaaaagaaatgatataTACAGCACATTCATACCCACCGTACTTACCTGATTTAGtaagaaatagaaaatatttttttctttctttgtattttttttaaaatatattttctcttttatatcaaattaagttGATGTTATATGAAGCTATGTATAAAAGTGCTATATATATCATCATTTAtcttcataaaattattaatttattaattaaattctaaaatattcttatttaatttaaatacataagatgttttaataattcaacaatGATGCATATACTCATAATTAGGAATGTAAATCAGGCTAAACTAAgctataattgaattttaaatctATTGGAATAGCTGAAATAATAAGATTCGAtgtttaagagattaaaattgcatattcaatttttaataataagtgATATTAAATTTCAATGCTTCATCATATGGAAAAACCACATTacatatttaattcaaaaatggGTATTTGTGGGATGTCTACATGGGCTCCTGAATAATATTTAACTTCCTTTGAACATGaagtaataaataattcattatttaaattgacCAATAATTTCCctcactaaattaattaattaattaatcaatcaatcaaattagAGGACTTATCTCGTGGCATGCGTCAGGGTTATCTCCTCTGTCAAGATTCAAGAATATAATTTACATAAtacacaataattaataaatatattctctcgtccaccaaaaacaaataatcatactaaatataaaataaattcatttagttttaataatatttttataaaaaaaaaaaatcagtttgaaaATGACCCATAAGATTATAtaggatttattttaaaaagaatacataactacaacaaaataaaaataaaaacatcaaatacAAATTTTGACATATAAATAAATGCAGCCCAAAAAATGAAGTTTCTCTAAAAAGTTCTCTATACAAAATTTTGTTAGTTACTTAGTGGGTGTGAATCATAAAAACGAAATATGAAATTAATCTTGGTAGAACAAGtcttgttatttaaaattgtcttatttttttctaatcaaatattttattctttaagtaaaaatattcacttaaatgttaaaagaaaaaatatttttattcttactCACTTATTATTTAAGTAGAGGGCGTGTAACGGTGAGAAATCATGTTAGCCTTAAACATATAATAAACCTTGATAAAGCAAAAGACACAAggcatttaatatttaaatagttatacaAAAGCACTAAGATgattaatagtaataaaaaaaaggtgaaaagttGTGTACTTATCCCTAAAATAATACACAAATGAAAGTAAGTATATATCTTACTAAAATTTAAGACATACTTCACATGCCCCTCATAAAAGTATATCTATTATGCATATGGGATTGGGAATTACATGATAAAGAATGTGAGTTGAGTAATTTTAAGGAAGTGGAACATAGAAGCTTTTAAATAATCTCCTAAATTACTTTATTACATGTTTCGAAATATATTTACCTTCAATGAAAATGACAGTAAAATTTGAATGAAGTTGGAGTTTAAAACTGACATAGTAAAATTTGAATGAagtttgagtttaaaaaattgatgtaTGTATTGATTCACgtgattttgatttatataaaaatagaacCACGTGTTATTGTCTCCTTGTCTAACCctttatactatttttattttatttttatttttgaacagTAGTAACATAActcttaatatttaatatttaagtactttaacttaaaacgttttaggTGTGATTCGAACATGTGacttttattctcttaaaaCACTATTATCACTGGATCGAGCTATAAGTGagtttttatactattatataaCCATAACTCATTCAAGAAAAAAACCAATAGCTTTTTTATAATTCATGTTTTATTGCTCTATCCAGTGATAATAGTGAAAAAATAagagttatttttataattcatgtTTTATAGcttttttatatagaaaaaataaaatttaatttagccTCTTTGCAACATTTGTACTGACGCTATTATATGTCggtaaaagattaattatttacaaatatttattttgattcaatAGTTAGCAATTTTTTCATCACAATTCTAATATATATCTTATCCATGTGACAACtataatcattatatttatcCAACTTTTTCACAATTATATCTCCTTAGGGTTCCTATATAACAGATTCAAATAAAAAGCAGAGCATATTTGCAAATACAAGAGAGTAGACAGGTAAAGTTCATTACAAATCAAAAGGAAACATATTTCTGATGAATGTATAGAAAATATCAATCTCATTCCTTAACTAAGTTCCTCATACTTCCATGGGTTGAACTCCTCCGATCTTATATCATTTTCTCCTTCAATTCTGCCtccagaagaagaagaagctcgaTATTCATCGTATTTACCATTGTAGCGATATAATTCAAGCTCACCCCATGGCGTTGGAACCATTTCTTCCTCCGCATCGAACCATTTCGGAATAAACTTTTCGCCTTTCGACTCTCTAATCTTCTTCTCAGCCCGTTGCCTCTCCTCCAATCTGAGAATTTTATAAATCCAAATTAACTAAGAATACCCTAATTTACCCTAGTcagaaaatttatatatatatatatatatatatatatatatatatatatatatccagaAAGAAAGTTGCAGCTTTTCTAATCAATAGACAATCAAAGAGGTGAGAAACCTGCTCTTTTCAGATCCCGATTTAGACAAGTCGCCCTTTTCAAGTGCGTATCGATCAGGACGCAACCGAGAATCCGATTCAAGTAGTTTCTTGGGCGCAGTATCAAAGCTATTAATTTTGTGCGCGAAATAGGTATACTGATATTTGTCGTTTACAGGAGATTCCGCAACTTTCCATACCTACAGATCGACATAGATGAAAATCAGAAACGTTGAGCGATCTCAATGGAAAATCCTAAAGGTGAAACTGAATTTTGTTTTCCGAGTAAGATTGTTAGTTGGATCATGATCTAGATACTTTTTAGAACATGGTCCATAATATAGTGTGATGTTGTGCTTCATTTGCTATAAGTTAACAAAGTGTTAACAAAATCACGTCGAAGCTAACCTGTGTCAGTTCAGCACCCGGTTGGGGCTCACCCTCCGAATCACACAACTGATAAGAAATCGTCTCGTTCCATTTACCAGTCATCAATATTTTTGGCTCATCAGCGGCATTATAAACATATCCATCCACTTCATAGCGACCAGCACTGCACAAAATCAGCCAAAATAAATTAGCACATTCGAAAATcgaaatataataacaaaaccTTCCTCAAGAACCATACCCGAACCAGCCACAAGGCTGAAAGTAAAGGACCACTTTGTCCCCAGTAGTCAAGTTGGTCAAGATCAACTCTCCCGGAGAGTCAACCCATGTCCGTCCAAATATCAAGTTGTTAACTTTTGATGGAGGCGGCACTAATTCAAGACTCACGCCATCTTTTTTCAAGGTTACTCGAGTCCTGTCATAACAAACATTACTCAAAATTCAAGTTCAAACCTTAATTCTCTCATATTAACATCATATTGGTGGTCTTTGATAACACAACTTCTAACATTCATTGATAAGGGTTACTTCATATCACTTAAATATTTACCTTCAACTGAAATTAAGCTACAAAACTTAAGCTATAAAACATCGTTTAATTTGGTAATCTATAAATGACTTAACTCTATAATCTAATAAGAACATAAAAGACAACTGTAACCCTTAAAATAATGAACTTACACCATCACCATgggtataaataataatttctccACATTAGtttcaaatttgatcaaatcaacaaaatttcatttggtttattcaacAAATAGTTAACTGAATCAACACATAAAATTCAGCACCTAATTTCAGTTTTACTTACCTTCCAAGAGGATAAATATCAATGGAATTCCCCAGAAATTTTGTCTTCACTTTGGAAGTTATGTCATATACAAAATGATCATTTTCAGCATGAGCAGCACTAATGGGTGGATGATGACTCACCTGATAGAGAATAAGATCATGTTCCATAAAAAAACcaatagaaaattatttaaaaaaacatgaaaattaaaaacacaTATATGTCACCTGCTCAGATAAGAAAGTTATGCCACCATGATTAACCATTTCATAAGTTTCACCCAAGATGGGATTGAAAGGCTTCCACGCTCTTTGAAGTGCATAATAATTCGCTACAAAGAAAGTAGCTGAAATGCAGACAAAGGAACAGAATGAGAAAATACAAAAACAgcagtagaagaagaagaatgagagAGTTACATTACATGCATACACCATCCGCATGTGTGGATCTTCACACTTGTCAGCTGAATCCATTAGGTAAGAATATTCCATTAACTattcaatcaaacaaacaaacaaacaaacagacagacagacagctTATACAGTTAGCAGCAAATcttaaagaaaaataacaaattgCCAGCAGCACAAACCTCTGCCATCTTTTGAAGCATCGACATTGGCTCGAAAATAACTACGGGCAGAGTCACAAGTGAGGTAACATCAGCCCCAATATACTTCTGCATCATCTTCCAGTAACTATCTCGATCCTAAAACAAATTTACAATTAAAAAGCATAAGATCACACTCTCGTTTAACAAATGGATTGGTAATTAGATGATCTATCTATGAATATGATCGatggttttatatattttatattaacaaatcTATCTATTTCACCTCTTGCCTCCATCTTCCTCTCTGAGCTTCTGCTTCAGCATCTTCAGTCCCTCCTTCTGGATTTATCACTTCCAGTCCTTCATAACCCACCAATCTACAAAGATCACATCATACTgatcaaaaatacaaaatctagACAAAAGATTAAAGCTTTTAAAGAAGTGAGGCATACCCGTTGACTGATTTCTGCATAGCGGTACCGAAATTCGACAGGGTAGAAGCAATCGA is drawn from Impatiens glandulifera chromosome 3, dImpGla2.1, whole genome shotgun sequence and contains these coding sequences:
- the LOC124931628 gene encoding oxysterol-binding protein-related protein 3A-like isoform X1; the encoded protein is MGTPQDKKPQGGGGFFASIASTLSNFGTAMQKSVNGLVGYEGLEVINPEGGTEDAEAEAQRGRWRQEDRDSYWKMMQKYIGADVTSLVTLPVVIFEPMSMLQKMAELMEYSYLMDSADKCEDPHMRMVYASTFFVANYYALQRAWKPFNPILGETYEMVNHGGITFLSEQVSHHPPISAAHAENDHFVYDITSKVKTKFLGNSIDIYPLGRTRVTLKKDGVSLELVPPPSKVNNLIFGRTWVDSPGELILTNLTTGDKVVLYFQPCGWFGAGRYEVDGYVYNAADEPKILMTGKWNETISYQLCDSEGEPQPGAELTQVWKVAESPVNDKYQYTYFAHKINSFDTAPKKLLESDSRLRPDRYALEKGDLSKSGSEKSRLEERQRAEKKIRESKGEKFIPKWFDAEEEMVPTPWGELELYRYNGKYDEYRASSSSGGRIEGENDIRSEEFNPWKYEELS
- the LOC124931628 gene encoding oxysterol-binding protein-related protein 3A-like isoform X2, whose product is MGTPQDKKPQGGGGFFASIASTLSNFGTAMQKSVNGLVGYEGLEVINPEGGTEDAEAEAQRGRWRQEDRDSYWKMMQKYIGADVTSLVTLPVVIFEPMSMLQKMAELMEYSYLMDSADKCEDPHMRMVYASTFFVANYYALQRAWKPFNPILGETYEMVNHGGITFLSEQVSHHPPISAAHAENDHFVYDITSKVKTKFLGNSIDIYPLGRTRVTLKKDGVSLELVPPPSKVNNLIFGRTWVDSPGELILTNLTTGDKVVLYFQPCGWFGAGRYEVDGYVYNAADEPKILMTGKWNETISYQLCDSEGEPQPGAELTQVWKVAESPVNDKYQYTYFAHKINSFDTAPKKLLESDSRLRPDRYALEKGDLSKSGSEKSRFLTSLIVY